The window ACCTTCTTTAAAATAATTCTTGCCCCTTGCCTTTGATTGGCAAAATGTTGAACGCTTTCACTTATACTTCCACCTATGATATTATCTCCTAACACAACAACTAATTTATTACTTCCTGCTCCGAAATGTTCAGCAAGCCCAAGCGCCTCTGCAATTCCACCCTCTTTTTTTTGATATGTGTAGTTTAAGTGTTTAAGCCCAAACCCTTTTCCATCCCCAAGTAGCCTTAAAAAATCTCCGGCATTACTCCCCCCCGTTACAATCATAATATCTTTTATTCCTGCATCAACAAGCATCTGTATAGGATAATATATCATCGGTTTATTAAACACTGGCAAAAGATGTTTGTTTGTAACAGATGTCAATGGATAAAGCCTTAAGCCTAAGCCTCCTGCAAGAACAATCCCTTTCATATCAGCCATCTATCTCTTCCCAGTCGTAGTCTATATCCTTACTATGGGGTTTAACTCTATACTCATCGGGTTGTTGATAGTTATACAACATATCCGGAACATTTATAACTATTGATTCTTCTTTACCAATACACTTTAAACCATGTAGAATACCTGGGGGAATTTGAACAAGTAATGGATTATATACTCCTATGCAATACTCAGATATTGTCCCTTTTGTTACGGAACCTTCCCTATTATCATAAAGAGCAAGAATAACCATCCCGCTTACACAGGTCATACTATCCGTCTGTTTCTTGTGATAATGCCATGCTTTTACAACCCCCGGAAGAACAGTGGTAATATACACCTGACCGAACCCTTTATAAAGAACATCATCGCACCTTAAAATTTCCATCAGCCTTCCTCTTTTATCAGGTATGATATTTAACCGTTTTGTTTGGACGCCTTCTATGTTTTTCATAACCACTCCGAATCAATTTATCTTACGCCGATTACTTCATCGTCATTTGTAGGAACAATCTCCTTACCGGGTTGCACAATTAAAAAATCTTTATCATAATTGTCGTCTATTAATTTTCTTAAAATATTAGAATCGCCTTTTAGCTCTTCCCATTCCCATTTTTTTTTATCTGCCATCTTTTTTGAAAATTTTCTATAATCGGGCGCCTCTCCCAAATCAAGGCTTATATATGCAATCTTTTTGTAGTTTTTCCCGGGGTCGAGCATCTCCCACAGATACCTGCCATTTTCTTCTCCATATTGTTTTACATAATCTTCCAATGTTAACGGCAGGTTTGCAACCTCTTTAGGCCCTAATTGCCGGGTTTCCTCTCCTCCTCTTTCAATCCATCCTGTTGTATGAAAATATGTTCCCGTGTTGTTAAAAAAATACTCTTTATATCTTTTTCTTGAGCCAAGAAAAAGTGTAATGCAGTCATGCGCCTTCGGAACAACTATCGGAATATTCCCTGCCTTTAATCCTACTATGCCATTGTTGCAGAGAGCATAGCCCAAGACAATATTACGATACTTTTTTTCATCAACCTTGTCTATCTCGCTTTGCAGTATCTGACGCATCTTCTCTCCGCCTAAATCATGCAGACCCTTGGGCATAAATATCACATCAAACACCTCTTCGGAAGATGATAAGAGGGCGCAAATCTCCCTAAAAAATATTTCACAAACTATTAAATAACTTCTTCTTTGCATCTTCAATACACCTTCCCATTAACTGTCCGCATCCGGCCTGCACTTGCGCACCCTGACTTGCTCTTACTGTTACAGGTATTTTGTGTTTTTTTAATATTTTTGTAAACTCATGCATTGATTTTTTTGACGATTTTTTAAATCCGAGACCTTCTGTTTTATTATACTCTATAAGATTTACCTTACAGAGTATGCCGGAAATAATCTTTGAAAGCAGTATCGCATCTTTTATCCTGTCATTAACATTTTTTAAAGATACATATTCAAATGTTATCTGTCTGTTCGTTTTTTTTATATATTCCCTGCAGGTTAAGATAAGTTTTTTTAACGGATACTTTTTATTTAAAGGAACAAGTTCGGTTCTTAAATTATTGTCCGCCGAATGTAAGGATATTGCAAGTTCTATCTGCATATCTTCATCTGCCAATTTTTCTATTCCTTCTATGACCCCTGCTGTTGAAATCGTTATTCTACGTGCTCCTATCTTTCCTGCCTCAGGATGATTAAATATTTTTATGGATTTTATTACATTTTCATAATTTAACAAAGGCTCACCCATCCCCATAAATACAATGTGTGATGCAAAAAACCCCTCCGGAGGCGTAATCAAAAACTGACCTACAATTTCAGAAGTTGTAAGATTCCTTATAAAACCCATCTGCCCGCTTGCACAGAAT is drawn from bacterium Unc6 and contains these coding sequences:
- a CDS encoding spore coat protein, with the translated sequence MKGIVLAGGLGLRLYPLTSVTNKHLLPVFNKPMIYYPIQMLVDAGIKDIMIVTGGSNAGDFLRLLGDGKGFGLKHLNYTYQKKEGGIAEALGLAEHFGAGSNKLVVVLGDNIIGGSISESVQHFANQRQGARIILKKVKDADRFGVAKLQGKKLIRIVEKPKHFVSDYAVTGIYMYDSKVFEIIKKLKPSERKELEITDVNNQYIEWHQMEYDIMKCWWTDAGTFDSLLMANSLVAKKQRRQVTGDKITGNRERVTNYGF
- a CDS encoding dTDP-4-dehydrorhamnose 3,5-epimerase, with product MKNIEGVQTKRLNIIPDKRGRLMEILRCDDVLYKGFGQVYITTVLPGVVKAWHYHKKQTDSMTCVSGMVILALYDNREGSVTKGTISEYCIGVYNPLLVQIPPGILHGLKCIGKEESIVINVPDMLYNYQQPDEYRVKPHSKDIDYDWEEIDG
- a CDS encoding 23S rRNA (adenine(2503)-C(2))-methyltransferase, giving the protein MTQQIKYITDFLPEEFQNKISQRGFDKYRAEQVLNWIYKKRIFDFNLMTNISVDLRKVLTDGFKIFSLKVVADVSSNDGTCKRLLEMQDGGFTESVWLPRRNYGAVCISTQSGCPVRCKFCASGQMGFIRNLTTSEIVGQFLITPPEGFFASHIVFMGMGEPLLNYENVIKSIKIFNHPEAGKIGARRITISTAGVIEGIEKLADEDMQIELAISLHSADNNLRTELVPLNKKYPLKKLILTCREYIKKTNRQITFEYVSLKNVNDRIKDAILLSKIISGILCKVNLIEYNKTEGLGFKKSSKKSMHEFTKILKKHKIPVTVRASQGAQVQAGCGQLMGRCIEDAKKKLFNSL